In Arcanobacterium wilhelmae, the following are encoded in one genomic region:
- the murC gene encoding UDP-N-acetylmuramate--L-alanine ligase, with amino-acid sequence MKFHLIGIGGAGMSVVAELLLAQGAEVSGSDRSESANTRTLQAAGARVFIGHDGANVYPEAVLVVSSAIKDSNPELAVARSRGQRVLHRSQALALAAGDRDFIAVAGAHGKTTTSGMLASALGELGLDPSRAVGSTLAGGEPGGYLGTGSMLVAEADESDGSFLNYSPRVAIVTNVEPDHLDHYGTREAFEEAFAEFARRIVPGGLLVACADNDGSMRLARVAASEGIRVVTYGRGEGLERHVKVSDVDTPGGLASGVFEFAGESFPVSLHVAGAHNLLNAAAVWSAGVELGVEGAAMARALGAFRGTGRRFELRGEVGGIRVIDDYAHHPTEVEATLATARTVTDGRVLVLFQPHLYSRTRNFASRFAEALSHADTVVVTSVYAAREVPSDGDEADVIVAHLPSARFIPEMTEAAHTIAAEALPGDLVITMGAGSVTKMADVIISDLEAQ; translated from the coding sequence GTGAAGTTTCACTTGATTGGTATCGGCGGCGCCGGGATGAGCGTAGTCGCTGAGTTGTTGCTCGCGCAGGGTGCTGAGGTTTCCGGTTCGGATCGCAGCGAATCGGCGAACACGCGCACGCTCCAGGCAGCGGGGGCCCGTGTTTTCATCGGCCACGACGGCGCGAATGTGTATCCGGAAGCGGTGCTCGTGGTTTCGAGCGCGATCAAGGATTCGAATCCGGAGCTTGCGGTAGCGCGCTCGCGCGGCCAGCGTGTGTTGCACCGTAGTCAGGCCCTCGCGCTTGCGGCAGGCGATCGCGATTTCATCGCGGTTGCAGGCGCGCATGGGAAAACGACGACGTCGGGCATGCTGGCGAGCGCCCTGGGCGAGCTGGGGCTCGATCCGTCGCGCGCGGTCGGCTCCACGCTAGCGGGCGGCGAACCGGGTGGCTATCTTGGAACGGGGTCGATGCTGGTTGCTGAGGCGGACGAATCCGACGGCTCGTTTTTGAACTACTCTCCGCGCGTTGCGATCGTGACGAACGTGGAGCCTGATCACCTTGATCACTATGGCACCCGCGAAGCGTTCGAGGAAGCGTTCGCGGAGTTTGCGCGCCGGATCGTGCCGGGCGGGTTGTTGGTCGCGTGCGCGGACAACGACGGCTCGATGCGCCTTGCGCGTGTTGCCGCTTCCGAGGGGATCCGCGTGGTTACGTATGGGCGTGGCGAGGGCCTCGAGCGTCACGTGAAGGTTTCCGACGTCGATACGCCAGGTGGCCTCGCGAGCGGCGTGTTCGAGTTCGCAGGCGAGAGTTTCCCTGTCTCGCTCCATGTGGCCGGAGCACACAACCTGCTCAACGCTGCAGCTGTGTGGTCGGCAGGCGTAGAACTTGGCGTAGAGGGCGCTGCGATGGCCCGCGCTCTGGGTGCGTTCCGTGGCACCGGCCGCCGTTTCGAGCTTCGCGGCGAGGTGGGCGGCATTCGAGTAATCGATGATTACGCTCACCATCCCACCGAGGTGGAGGCAACGTTGGCGACGGCTCGCACCGTCACTGACGGCCGCGTCCTTGTGCTGTTCCAGCCGCACCTGTATTCGCGTACGCGCAACTTTGCTTCTCGGTTCGCCGAGGCGCTTTCCCATGCCGACACCGTGGTGGTCACCTCGGTGTATGCGGCGCGCGAGGTGCCCTCCGACGGCGACGAAGCGGACGTGATCGTGGCGCATCTGCCGTCGGCTCGGTTTATTCCGGAGATGACCGAGGCTGCGCATACGATTGCGGCCGAGGCTCTCCCTGGTGATCTGGTGATCACGATGGGCGCCGGTTCAGTGACGAAGATGGCCGACGTGATTATTTCGGATCTGGAGGCGCAATGA
- a CDS encoding cell division protein FtsQ/DivIB, with amino-acid sequence MRPPSRPKKPRSLASQQPSEPRERPASGPDVERGVVPEREASERVVGHSVVRAHQRARVVSSAHNSAIAEPSAHASLHGVAEAGELVVDEGATGVSVVGRVRQMFDRLRHPRGDELSLRRAERRRERHRSRARKLAIWAGAAAVVVALVWVVFGSSLFRYQYSASDVSISGNAGPLKIDKLRASVKKQLDGTLLLTLDVSNAEKTVLEALPEAASVNIDRHLPRTLAISATPARPVACLGTGAQCDAVSENGRVMELDAKAKGALPKLVAAGEGSKATNNTKIGIATLASVPTKLLAQVQQIDVSEAGLISLTLQGKTRVYWGDDTEPKLKGKIVMSLAGTGASLIDVSSPSSPVTK; translated from the coding sequence ATGAGACCCCCGAGCCGGCCGAAGAAGCCGCGCTCGCTCGCTTCCCAACAACCTTCGGAGCCTCGTGAGCGTCCGGCGTCGGGGCCTGACGTCGAGCGTGGGGTAGTACCCGAAAGAGAGGCGTCCGAACGCGTAGTCGGCCACAGCGTCGTTCGTGCGCACCAGCGTGCGCGCGTTGTCTCATCCGCACACAACTCCGCGATTGCAGAGCCGTCCGCACACGCCAGCCTGCACGGCGTCGCTGAAGCCGGCGAGCTGGTTGTCGACGAGGGCGCGACAGGGGTGTCCGTCGTCGGGAGGGTGCGCCAGATGTTTGACCGTCTGCGTCATCCTCGCGGCGATGAACTTTCTCTTCGGCGAGCGGAGCGACGCCGTGAGCGTCACCGTTCGCGGGCACGCAAGCTCGCGATTTGGGCGGGTGCCGCGGCCGTCGTCGTCGCACTCGTGTGGGTAGTGTTCGGCTCGTCGCTGTTCCGCTACCAGTACTCAGCATCGGACGTCTCTATTTCAGGAAACGCAGGGCCTCTCAAGATTGACAAGCTCCGCGCTAGTGTCAAGAAGCAGCTAGACGGAACGTTGCTACTGACACTGGACGTCTCCAACGCCGAAAAAACTGTACTTGAGGCTCTTCCCGAGGCGGCGAGCGTGAATATCGACCGTCATCTCCCGCGGACGCTGGCTATCTCGGCGACCCCAGCGCGTCCAGTTGCCTGCCTCGGGACAGGTGCACAATGTGACGCCGTGTCGGAAAATGGGCGAGTGATGGAGCTGGATGCGAAGGCAAAGGGCGCGCTTCCCAAGCTTGTCGCCGCCGGTGAGGGCTCCAAGGCGACCAACAACACGAAGATAGGGATCGCGACGCTCGCTTCTGTGCCGACGAAACTTCTTGCGCAGGTCCAACAGATCGACGTGAGCGAAGCCGGCCTGATTTCCCTCACTCTTCAAGGAAAGACACGCGTGTACTGGGGTGACGATACTGAGCCGAAGCTCAAGGGCAAGATCGTCATGTCGCTTGCGGGAACGGGTGCGTCGCTCATTGATGTCTCTTCACCGTCGTCGCCCGTGACGAAATAA
- a CDS encoding FtsW/RodA/SpoVE family cell cycle protein codes for MSVPLNAADRRVRDIMTKSLIVMVVSTIVLVALGVFMVFSATAPSSIRLIDADPTAQLFSVAIKQAGMAVFGMIVALALMKWIPAQLVKFAAKGIFAFALILQGSVFVLGSRTVGGNTNWLRLGPISIQPSEFLKVALIIWLAYELSQRSVKQMADWRQLIQPIVGFVVAIGLVLLGGDVGTGLIFILIAVGLALIAGIPLRLFVIPGVLGALAVGMLIAIRPSRVNRIGDFLSNFWNLPDTHAPTQADYALFAFGSGGVPGVGIGAGKEKWRDLAEAHTDFIFAVIGEELGFLGALTVIALFVALGWALVRICLHHPDRYAQFVAAGAALWLIGQGVANMFVVTGLLPVFGVPLPFVSMGGSSMLAGLIMLGVVAGTVMQVPGVRESLRVNPRLAASATSVLRRNR; via the coding sequence GGTTGTTTCGACAATTGTGCTGGTGGCACTCGGCGTGTTCATGGTGTTTTCGGCAACCGCGCCTTCCTCGATTCGCCTGATCGATGCCGATCCGACGGCCCAGTTGTTCTCAGTGGCGATCAAGCAGGCGGGAATGGCCGTTTTCGGCATGATCGTTGCTCTCGCGTTGATGAAGTGGATTCCGGCGCAGCTCGTCAAATTTGCTGCCAAAGGGATTTTCGCTTTCGCACTGATTCTCCAAGGCTCAGTGTTCGTGCTGGGCTCGCGTACGGTCGGTGGTAACACGAACTGGCTACGCCTGGGGCCGATCTCGATTCAGCCGTCGGAGTTTTTGAAGGTCGCACTGATCATCTGGCTGGCCTATGAGCTCTCACAGCGTTCGGTGAAACAGATGGCCGATTGGCGCCAGCTGATCCAGCCGATCGTGGGTTTCGTCGTGGCGATCGGCCTGGTTTTGCTGGGCGGCGACGTCGGCACCGGTTTGATCTTCATCCTGATCGCGGTGGGGCTCGCCTTGATTGCCGGTATCCCCTTGCGCCTGTTTGTGATCCCTGGCGTGCTGGGTGCACTGGCCGTGGGAATGCTGATCGCGATTCGGCCCTCGCGCGTGAACCGTATCGGCGATTTCTTGTCGAACTTTTGGAACTTGCCCGATACTCATGCGCCCACCCAAGCCGATTACGCGCTGTTTGCCTTCGGCTCGGGTGGCGTTCCCGGGGTAGGTATTGGCGCTGGGAAGGAAAAATGGCGAGATCTAGCAGAGGCGCATACGGATTTCATTTTCGCCGTGATTGGTGAGGAGCTCGGTTTCCTTGGTGCGCTCACGGTGATCGCATTATTCGTGGCTCTCGGCTGGGCGCTGGTACGCATCTGCCTGCATCATCCAGATCGCTATGCACAGTTCGTCGCCGCTGGCGCCGCGTTGTGGCTGATCGGCCAGGGCGTGGCAAACATGTTCGTGGTCACTGGCCTGTTGCCAGTGTTCGGCGTGCCGTTGCCGTTCGTCTCGATGGGCGGCTCGTCGATGCTCGCTGGCCTGATTATGCTCGGTGTGGTGGCTGGTACGGTGATGCAGGTACCGGGGGTACGCGAGTCGCTGCGTGTGAACCCGCGCCTGGCAGCGTCGGCCACGTCTGTGCTGAGGAGGAATCGATGA
- a CDS encoding UDP-N-acetylglucosamine--N-acetylmuramyl-(pentapeptide) pyrophosphoryl-undecaprenol N-acetylglucosamine transferase — MTSYVLAGGGTAGHVNPLLATAAAIAQEDPGAQVCAVGTPGGLEEELVPASGVDLELIERAPFPRRPNLAALKFPLAFKRAVDSAKRILRERGANVVIGFGGYASTPMYLAAKALGVPVVVHEGNASPGLANKLGARFADVVALTFDSTPLAARAGETMTIGLPLREAIQDLTDSDRGQRRTEAASKFGLDPSREILLITGGSLGAAHLNEVAVASLGAIRDRGVQVLHITGKGKADAVRAAVGDDSDYVVLEYLTTMEDAYAVADLALTRSGAGMVAELSALGIPAIFVPLPIGNGEQEKNAADVVASGGSVLVRDADFSAGIFSELLGELTPERLSEMRDQLAGVSPMDAAVELAQIAKGVAK, encoded by the coding sequence ATGACATCGTACGTTCTTGCCGGTGGTGGAACCGCCGGTCATGTGAATCCGTTGTTGGCCACGGCAGCCGCGATCGCCCAGGAGGATCCGGGTGCGCAGGTGTGCGCGGTCGGCACTCCCGGTGGCCTCGAGGAAGAGTTGGTTCCCGCATCCGGCGTCGATCTCGAACTGATTGAGCGTGCGCCGTTCCCACGCCGGCCAAATCTGGCAGCTTTAAAATTCCCTCTGGCGTTCAAGCGAGCGGTGGATTCTGCCAAGCGCATTCTGCGCGAGCGCGGTGCGAACGTGGTTATTGGCTTCGGTGGTTACGCATCCACCCCGATGTACCTCGCGGCCAAGGCTCTGGGCGTTCCAGTCGTGGTCCACGAGGGTAACGCGAGCCCGGGCTTGGCGAACAAGCTGGGCGCTCGCTTCGCCGACGTCGTCGCCCTCACGTTCGATTCCACCCCGCTGGCGGCGCGTGCAGGCGAGACGATGACGATCGGCTTGCCTCTTCGAGAGGCGATCCAGGATCTGACCGATTCGGACCGTGGCCAGCGTCGAACCGAGGCTGCTTCGAAGTTCGGGCTTGATCCTTCGCGAGAAATTCTCCTCATCACCGGTGGTTCGCTGGGGGCTGCTCACCTGAATGAGGTGGCAGTGGCTTCGTTGGGGGCGATTCGTGATCGCGGCGTTCAGGTTCTGCATATTACGGGCAAGGGCAAGGCCGATGCCGTCCGCGCAGCTGTCGGCGATGATTCCGATTACGTGGTGCTCGAGTACCTGACGACGATGGAAGACGCCTACGCGGTGGCTGATCTCGCTCTGACACGCTCGGGCGCTGGCATGGTGGCCGAACTTTCTGCGCTGGGGATCCCCGCAATTTTCGTTCCGCTCCCGATCGGTAACGGCGAGCAGGAGAAGAACGCCGCCGACGTCGTCGCTTCCGGTGGCTCGGTGCTGGTTCGCGACGCCGATTTTTCGGCGGGTATTTTCTCTGAGCTTCTGGGCGAATTGACGCCCGAGAGATTGAGCGAGATGCGCGATCAGCTTGCGGGGGTTTCGCCGATGGATGCAGCAGTTGAGCTGGCCCAGATCGCGAAGGGAGTGGCGAAGTGA
- the ftsZ gene encoding cell division protein FtsZ, whose translation MYPLDNNATIKVVGVGGGGVNAVDRMIQDGLAGVEFIAVNTDNQSLVKSEAETKLDIGRDVSHGLGAGADPSVGRRSAEENKDLIEKSLEGADMVFVTAGEGGGTGTGAAPVVAQAARELGALTVGVVTRPFSYEGLQRSRNATEGIKELRAAVDTLIVIPNDRLLEISDEDISVIEAYRLADEVLRSGVKGISDLITQSGEINLDFADVKAIMKDAGTALMGIGSASGPDRALRATENAISSPLLEAKIDGAHGVLLAFTASKEFGIKEQAAAAQLVKEAVDPSANIIVGLILDETLGDEVNVTVIAAGFDEEDDYLLPTEDKAKRTPGSVRVEEPAPAAPAPVAPVAAEPVITRPAAEQAASAPAPAAAPAEPEHKRPDLDIPPFLFDE comes from the coding sequence ATGTACCCTCTGGATAACAACGCAACGATCAAGGTGGTCGGAGTCGGCGGCGGTGGTGTGAACGCCGTGGATCGCATGATTCAGGACGGCCTCGCCGGCGTCGAATTCATCGCCGTGAATACCGACAACCAGTCGCTAGTGAAGTCGGAGGCGGAAACCAAGCTCGATATCGGCCGCGATGTTTCGCACGGCCTTGGCGCTGGCGCAGATCCGTCGGTTGGCCGCCGCAGCGCGGAAGAGAACAAGGACCTGATCGAGAAGTCGCTCGAGGGCGCCGATATGGTCTTCGTGACCGCCGGCGAGGGCGGCGGAACCGGTACTGGCGCCGCTCCGGTAGTGGCACAGGCCGCGCGCGAGCTCGGTGCACTGACCGTCGGCGTTGTCACCCGCCCCTTCTCTTACGAGGGCCTTCAGCGTTCCCGCAATGCCACGGAGGGCATTAAGGAACTTCGTGCCGCAGTTGATACGCTCATCGTGATCCCGAACGATCGCCTCCTGGAGATCTCGGACGAAGATATTTCCGTGATCGAGGCGTACCGCCTCGCGGATGAGGTACTGCGCTCGGGCGTGAAGGGCATCTCGGATCTCATCACCCAGTCAGGCGAGATCAACTTGGACTTTGCGGACGTGAAGGCCATCATGAAGGACGCTGGCACGGCCCTGATGGGCATCGGCTCGGCATCCGGCCCAGATCGCGCCCTGCGCGCCACGGAAAACGCGATTTCCTCCCCGCTCCTTGAGGCAAAGATCGACGGCGCCCACGGTGTTCTCCTCGCGTTCACCGCGTCGAAGGAGTTCGGCATCAAGGAGCAGGCAGCCGCAGCTCAGCTGGTGAAGGAAGCTGTGGACCCGTCGGCGAACATCATCGTTGGCCTGATCCTGGACGAGACTCTCGGCGACGAAGTGAACGTCACTGTGATCGCCGCCGGCTTCGACGAAGAGGACGATTACCTCCTGCCCACCGAGGACAAGGCGAAGCGCACTCCGGGTTCGGTCCGTGTTGAGGAGCCTGCTCCGGCCGCTCCTGCCCCTGTTGCACCGGTTGCGGCTGAGCCTGTGATCACTCGTCCCGCCGCAGAGCAGGCGGCCTCTGCTCCGGCGCCAGCCGCCGCGCCCGCCGAGCCGGAGCACAAGCGCCCGGATTTGGACATCCCGCCGTTCCTGTTCGACGAGTAA